One Oncorhynchus nerka isolate Pitt River linkage group LG5, Oner_Uvic_2.0, whole genome shotgun sequence genomic window carries:
- the LOC115129224 gene encoding EF-hand calcium-binding domain-containing protein 9-like translates to MMTFDLLDWNASGEIVSVLHAGLHPALQRHHMEKNILFRHSRPVFELLDIDGGRTISPAEFQASGFLFNLKGHALDKIFYELNVSRDEVRPYPTCPE, encoded by the exons ATGATGACCTTTGACCTGCTAGACTGGAACGCCAGCGGAGAGATCGTCTCAGTTCTACATGCTGGTCTGCATCCTGCTCTGCAGCGA CACCACATGGAGAAGAACATCCTCTTCCGTCACTCCAGGCCGGTGTTTGAGTTGCTGGACATTGATGGAGGTCGGACCATCAGCCCCGCCGAGTTCCAGGCCTCTGGCTTCCTGTTCAACCTCAAGGGACACGCCCTCGATAAGATCTTCTACGAGCTCAATGTCTCCAGAGACGAG GTGCGGCCctaccccacctgccctgaatga